One window of the Arthrobacter sp. D5-1 genome contains the following:
- a CDS encoding SPFH domain-containing protein, giving the protein MATIKRYPWLSHFLGSPTGYVVHLQKGAVKHQGVGQAFFFRPANSVLSEVPVDDQELPTLFHAITRDHQDVSVQANVTYRFIDPVAVSTRLDFGLQTAGKAPSTGREQVSTIIGQLCQSHAIDQIATTTLAEALERGVSQLRLVLTEALRADARLQSTGIEILGVQVLAVRPEADVERALQTPVREQLQAEADRAVYERRAVAVERERTISENEMASQIELAVRRENLVAQEGTNARRAAEEKAAAGLIEAQGSAERQGIGAAAEANQIRLVGEAAAAREAATMEVYRNMEQATLLALALKDAAGSLPNIGNLTITPDLLSGALAGLFKEPATTELTK; this is encoded by the coding sequence ATGGCCACCATCAAGCGCTACCCCTGGCTCAGCCACTTCCTCGGCAGCCCCACCGGCTACGTCGTCCACCTTCAAAAGGGCGCCGTCAAACACCAAGGCGTGGGCCAGGCTTTCTTCTTCCGCCCTGCGAACTCTGTGCTGAGCGAGGTTCCCGTGGACGACCAGGAACTGCCCACCCTTTTCCACGCCATCACCCGCGACCACCAGGACGTCAGTGTTCAGGCCAACGTGACCTACCGATTCATCGACCCCGTGGCCGTCTCCACCCGGCTCGACTTCGGACTGCAAACCGCGGGCAAGGCGCCGTCCACCGGACGTGAGCAGGTCTCCACGATCATCGGCCAGCTGTGCCAAAGCCACGCGATCGACCAGATCGCCACCACCACCCTCGCCGAGGCGCTCGAACGCGGCGTCAGCCAACTCCGACTGGTCCTCACGGAGGCCCTGCGGGCAGATGCCAGACTGCAATCCACGGGCATCGAAATCCTCGGCGTTCAGGTGTTGGCCGTCCGGCCCGAAGCCGACGTCGAACGCGCCCTGCAGACTCCGGTCCGGGAGCAACTTCAAGCCGAAGCGGACCGCGCTGTTTACGAGAGGCGGGCAGTCGCCGTCGAACGCGAACGCACCATCTCCGAGAACGAGATGGCCAGCCAGATCGAACTCGCCGTACGCCGCGAGAACCTGGTGGCCCAAGAAGGCACGAACGCCCGCCGCGCCGCAGAAGAGAAGGCCGCCGCTGGATTGATTGAGGCGCAGGGTTCTGCTGAACGGCAAGGAATTGGCGCAGCAGCCGAGGCAAACCAAATCCGCCTGGTGGGCGAAGCAGCCGCCGCCCGCGAAGCCGCCACTATGGAGGTTTACCGCAATATGGAACAGGCCACGCTTTTGGCTCTGGCCCTGAAGGACGCTGCCGGAAGCCTGCCGAACATCGGGAACCTGACCATCACTCCGGACCTGCTCAGTGGAGCACTTGCCGGGCTGTTCAAGGAACCAGCCACAACTGAGCTCACCAAGTAA
- a CDS encoding NAD(+)/NADH kinase produces MATPRIVIVHRRTELQELLDRHATRGQAEFFLSTRGRSIQDVQERHDHLTAALATVRSAVPSDWRQAEVERADLSRFLLTAEDIIAVVGQDGLVANVAKYLNGQPVIGIDPEPGANPGVLVRHTPAAAAALLATGDVGRLHCQDLTTLTATLDDGQQLSALNEVFIGHASHQSAKYTVTAPSFTQPGGQTERQSSSGLIVSTGTGATGWCASIALERGGRVLPAPTDPRLAWFVREAWPSPVTGASLTEGVLEAVEVLRITVASDQLVVFGDGMEDDRLTASWGQEITVQLGKRPLRLVV; encoded by the coding sequence ATGGCCACCCCGCGCATCGTCATCGTCCACCGGCGGACCGAACTCCAGGAACTCCTGGACCGGCACGCCACCCGCGGCCAGGCCGAGTTCTTCCTCAGCACCCGCGGCCGCAGCATCCAGGACGTGCAGGAGCGTCACGATCACCTCACCGCAGCCTTGGCCACAGTCCGTTCTGCCGTGCCTTCCGACTGGCGGCAGGCCGAAGTGGAACGCGCAGACCTCAGCCGCTTCCTGCTCACGGCGGAAGACATCATCGCCGTGGTGGGGCAGGACGGCCTGGTGGCAAATGTTGCCAAGTACCTGAACGGGCAGCCGGTCATCGGCATCGACCCGGAGCCCGGCGCCAACCCCGGAGTCCTGGTCCGTCACACACCGGCCGCGGCCGCTGCACTCCTGGCCACTGGCGACGTTGGGCGGCTGCACTGCCAGGACCTCACCACACTGACGGCAACGCTCGACGACGGGCAGCAGCTTTCGGCGCTCAACGAAGTTTTCATCGGGCACGCCTCACACCAGTCGGCAAAGTACACCGTGACGGCGCCCAGTTTCACCCAGCCCGGCGGGCAAACCGAGCGGCAGTCGTCGTCGGGCCTTATTGTTTCCACGGGCACCGGCGCCACCGGCTGGTGCGCGTCGATCGCCCTGGAACGCGGTGGGCGTGTACTCCCGGCTCCGACCGATCCGCGGCTCGCGTGGTTCGTCCGCGAAGCATGGCCCTCCCCCGTCACGGGCGCCTCACTCACCGAAGGCGTACTCGAAGCCGTCGAGGTGCTGCGGATTACCGTGGCATCCGATCAGCTGGTGGTGTTCGGCGACGGCATGGAAGATGACCGGCTGACGGCATCTTGGGGGCAGGAGATCACCGTTCAGTTGGGGAAGCGGCCGCTGCGGCTGGTTGTTTGA